A genomic region of Roseateles amylovorans contains the following coding sequences:
- a CDS encoding GNAT family N-acetyltransferase has translation MSALHWTCEHFDELTTASLYQLMRLRSEVFVVEQRCVYLDPDGLDDRVWHLCGRTDDGALHAYARLLPPSLGEGAARIGRVITAPAARGGGLGRTLMQQALAACGRLWPSSAIELGAQAHLRDFYGSFGFTPISEVYDEDGIPHIDMRREST, from the coding sequence ATGTCGGCCTTGCATTGGACCTGCGAGCACTTCGACGAGCTCACCACCGCATCGCTCTATCAGCTGATGCGGCTGCGGTCGGAGGTGTTTGTCGTGGAGCAGCGCTGCGTCTATCTGGATCCGGACGGGCTGGATGACCGCGTCTGGCACCTGTGCGGACGAACAGACGACGGTGCACTGCACGCCTATGCCCGCCTGCTGCCGCCATCGCTGGGTGAGGGCGCGGCCCGCATCGGGCGGGTGATCACGGCGCCGGCCGCCCGCGGGGGCGGCCTGGGGCGCACCCTGATGCAGCAGGCCCTGGCGGCCTGCGGGCGCCTGTGGCCGTCGAGCGCGATCGAACTCGGCGCCCAGGCGCATCTGCGCGACTTCTACGGCAGCTTCGGCTTCACGCCGATCTCGGAGGTGTATGACGAGGACGGCATTCCCCACATCGACATGCGAAGGGAGTCGACATGA
- a CDS encoding glutathione S-transferase family protein, giving the protein MSGSAGTSDLILHHYGSSPFAEKTRLMLGFKGLAWQSVTVPMIQPKPDVVALTGGYRRTPFLQVGADIYCDTALIAEVLEARQPTPSLFPAALAGQARALAQWADTDLFWTALPYAMQPAGVAALFAGAPPEMLAAFVQDRRAMSEGMPRLSGPDATAALTQYLDWLSAMLADGRPWLLGEQTSIADLSVYHPLWFVTRAGAQAEILARHEALKAWMARVAAIGYGERAGKLDGAQAIDLARGATPVSTTVVAGLGFAAGDRVTVTPMDYARDAVAGELVGLDPRRVTIARDDERAGRVQVHFPRIGYALKAETTA; this is encoded by the coding sequence ATGAGCGGTAGCGCTGGAACGAGCGATCTGATCCTGCATCACTATGGCAGTTCGCCCTTTGCCGAGAAGACCCGGTTGATGCTGGGATTCAAGGGATTGGCCTGGCAGTCGGTCACCGTGCCGATGATCCAGCCCAAGCCGGATGTGGTGGCCCTGACGGGCGGCTACCGCCGCACGCCCTTCCTGCAGGTGGGGGCCGACATCTATTGCGACACCGCGCTGATCGCCGAGGTGCTGGAGGCCCGCCAGCCCACGCCCAGCCTGTTTCCGGCGGCGCTGGCCGGCCAGGCGCGGGCGCTGGCGCAGTGGGCCGACACCGACCTGTTCTGGACGGCGCTGCCATACGCCATGCAACCGGCCGGTGTGGCGGCGCTGTTTGCCGGTGCACCGCCCGAGATGCTGGCGGCGTTTGTGCAGGACCGCCGCGCCATGAGCGAAGGCATGCCCCGGCTGAGCGGGCCGGATGCCACCGCCGCCCTGACGCAATACCTGGATTGGCTCAGCGCCATGCTGGCCGATGGCCGCCCGTGGCTGCTGGGTGAGCAGACCAGCATCGCCGACCTCAGCGTCTATCACCCGCTCTGGTTCGTGACCCGCGCCGGCGCACAGGCCGAGATCCTCGCCCGCCATGAAGCCTTGAAAGCCTGGATGGCCCGCGTGGCGGCCATCGGCTACGGCGAGCGAGCGGGCAAGCTGGACGGGGCGCAGGCGATCGACCTGGCGCGCGGTGCCACACCGGTGTCGACCACGGTGGTGGCCGGGCTGGGATTTGCGGCGGGCGACCGGGTCACGGTCACGCCGATGGACTATGCGCGCGATGCCGTGGCCGGCGAGCTGGTCGGACTGGACCCTCGCCGCGTCACCATCGCTCGTGACGACGAACGGGCGGGGCGGGTGCAGGTGCACTTTCCCCGCATCGGTTATGCGTTGAAGGCGGAGACCACAGCATGA
- a CDS encoding ATP-binding protein, with protein MYEPPAVGGRDQNSGVVIALRPSLKHLLLRAFALLAIGMSAAVLWLSLAAQGHADPRDWLTPEERAWVSQHPVLRVGGSAMYGPFSYQDDDGRITGLSVDYARRLSELSGLRFEFQPPQTFAENLADLAEGELDLLMSLRETPERAQTLGFTRPYIQVPAVLLRRAGDDSGPLRPGEPVAVARGYAVAEFLRERYATNPLQVEADDRAVLRRLAGGEVSAAVVDLAGATYLMRRDGIGNLRVVDDIGYAYALGIGYRRDWPMLGRILDKALLRIGEGERQAIADRWITQDTEAMRWQRRALWAVGLALAAVVLGLAVVLLWNRALQRQVRVRGEQLQRELAERIRLQDVDQARALAEVTSRTKSEFLSQASHELRTPLNAVLGFSQLLASDPKRPLDELQQMRVQHIDDAARHLLVLIEDMMLLSRVESNTLTVQSLPVQAGPLLRRCVELAQPAAEAAGVALRIGMTPDEGRTLPQVQADPIRLEQVLHNLISNAIKYNRRGGWVTVRAEAAPRGFLIEVADNGLGMTVDQRSQLFQPFNRLGRVDQPGTGIGLVICKQLVERMGGRILVDSESGQGSRFTLELPAAG; from the coding sequence TTGTACGAACCTCCCGCGGTGGGCGGCCGGGACCAGAATTCAGGCGTGGTCATCGCCCTGCGCCCCTCCTTGAAACACCTGCTGCTGCGCGCCTTCGCCTTGCTGGCGATCGGTATGTCGGCGGCGGTGCTGTGGCTGTCTCTGGCCGCGCAGGGGCATGCGGATCCGCGTGACTGGCTGACACCCGAAGAGCGGGCCTGGGTGTCGCAGCATCCGGTGCTGCGGGTGGGCGGCTCGGCCATGTACGGGCCGTTCAGCTACCAGGATGACGACGGTCGGATCACCGGCCTGTCGGTGGATTACGCGCGACGCTTGTCCGAGCTCAGCGGCCTGCGCTTCGAATTCCAGCCGCCGCAGACCTTTGCCGAGAACCTGGCTGATCTGGCCGAAGGCGAACTGGATCTGCTGATGTCGCTGCGCGAGACGCCCGAGCGTGCCCAGACGCTCGGTTTCACCCGTCCCTACATCCAGGTGCCGGCGGTGCTGCTGCGCCGTGCCGGTGACGACAGCGGCCCGCTGCGCCCCGGCGAGCCGGTGGCCGTGGCGCGCGGCTATGCGGTGGCCGAATTCCTGCGCGAACGCTATGCGACGAATCCGCTGCAGGTGGAGGCCGATGACCGCGCGGTGTTGCGCCGTCTGGCCGGTGGCGAGGTGAGCGCCGCCGTGGTGGATCTGGCCGGCGCCACCTACCTGATGCGACGCGACGGCATCGGCAATCTGCGGGTGGTGGACGACATCGGCTACGCCTATGCGCTGGGCATCGGCTATCGACGCGACTGGCCGATGCTGGGCCGCATCCTCGACAAGGCGCTGCTGCGCATCGGCGAAGGCGAGCGGCAGGCGATTGCCGATCGATGGATCACGCAGGACACCGAGGCGATGCGCTGGCAGCGCCGGGCGCTGTGGGCCGTCGGCCTGGCCCTGGCGGCGGTGGTGCTGGGCCTGGCGGTGGTGCTGTTGTGGAATCGGGCCCTGCAGCGCCAGGTGCGCGTGCGGGGCGAGCAACTCCAGCGGGAGCTGGCGGAGCGGATCCGGCTGCAGGACGTGGACCAGGCGCGGGCCTTGGCCGAGGTGACGAGCCGGACCAAGAGCGAGTTCCTGTCGCAGGCCAGCCATGAGCTGCGCACGCCGCTCAATGCGGTGCTGGGCTTCAGCCAATTGCTGGCGAGTGATCCGAAACGGCCGCTGGACGAGCTGCAGCAGATGCGGGTGCAGCACATCGACGACGCGGCCCGCCATCTGCTGGTTCTGATCGAAGACATGATGCTGCTGTCGCGGGTCGAGTCCAACACGCTGACGGTGCAATCGCTGCCGGTGCAGGCAGGGCCGCTGCTGCGCCGCTGTGTCGAGCTGGCACAGCCGGCGGCGGAGGCGGCGGGCGTGGCGCTGCGCATTGGCATGACGCCGGACGAGGGCAGGACGCTGCCTCAGGTCCAGGCGGATCCGATCCGACTCGAGCAGGTGCTGCACAACCTCATCTCGAACGCGATCAAGTACAACCGCCGGGGCGGCTGGGTGACGGTGCGTGCCGAGGCGGCGCCGCGCGGCTTCCTGATCGAGGTGGCCGACAACGGCCTGGGCATGACGGTCGACCAGCGGTCGCAGCTGTTTCAGCCGTTCAACCGCCTGGGTCGTGTGGATCAGCCGGGAACGGGCATCGGGCTGGTCATCTGCAAGCAGCTCGTGGAGCGCATGGGCGGACGCATCCTGGTGGACAGCGAAAGCGGACAGGGGAGTCGCTTCACGCTGGAACTGCCGGCGGCGGGCTGA
- a CDS encoding SDR family oxidoreductase, whose translation MKNFQGKTAVITGAGSGFGLEVARIAAAHGMNLVLCDVQADALDKAAAEFAAHPVLARRVDVAKADEMEALANAVRERFGAPHVVFNNAGVGSGGLIWENSLRDWEWVLGVNLMGVVHGVRLFTPMMLEAAKADPSWEGHIVNTASMAGMLNPPNMGVYNVSKHAVVSLSETLFQDLALVTDQVRCSVLCPFFVPTGITQSHRNRPEALEASAPTKSQLISQAMTDKAVSAGKVSAADVARMVFEAMSQERFYIFSHPKALHAVQTRLEDVMQARNPTDPFQDKPEIGAQLRQALRG comes from the coding sequence ATGAAGAACTTTCAAGGCAAGACGGCGGTGATCACGGGCGCCGGCTCCGGCTTCGGGCTGGAGGTGGCACGGATCGCTGCCGCTCACGGCATGAACCTGGTGCTCTGCGATGTGCAGGCGGACGCCTTGGACAAAGCCGCGGCGGAGTTCGCTGCGCATCCGGTGCTGGCACGTCGCGTGGATGTGGCCAAGGCCGACGAGATGGAAGCGCTGGCCAATGCCGTGCGCGAACGCTTCGGCGCGCCGCATGTAGTCTTCAACAATGCCGGTGTGGGCTCGGGCGGGCTGATCTGGGAAAACAGCCTGCGCGATTGGGAATGGGTCCTGGGCGTGAATCTGATGGGCGTCGTCCACGGCGTCCGGCTCTTCACGCCGATGATGCTGGAGGCGGCGAAGGCGGACCCGAGCTGGGAAGGCCACATCGTCAACACCGCGTCGATGGCCGGCATGCTGAATCCACCCAACATGGGCGTCTACAACGTGTCCAAGCATGCGGTGGTGTCGCTCAGCGAAACCTTGTTCCAGGATCTGGCGCTGGTGACGGATCAGGTGCGGTGCTCGGTGCTGTGTCCGTTCTTCGTGCCGACCGGGATCACCCAGAGCCATCGCAATCGGCCGGAAGCGCTGGAAGCCTCGGCGCCGACGAAGAGCCAGTTGATCTCGCAGGCGATGACCGACAAGGCGGTCAGCGCGGGCAAGGTCAGCGCCGCCGATGTGGCCCGGATGGTGTTCGAGGCGATGTCGCAGGAGCGCTTCTACATCTTCAGCCATCCCAAGGCGCTGCACGCCGTGCAGACGCGGCTGGAGGATGTGATGCAGGCCCGCAATCCCACCGATCCGTTCCAGGACAAGCCGGAGATCGGCGCGCAACTGCGCCAGGCCTTGCGCGGCTGA
- a CDS encoding NADP-dependent oxidoreductase, with translation MSNINRQIQLASRPTGEPGVENFKRVDIPIPELSEGQVLVRHHYLSLDPYMRGRMNDSKSYAQPQPLNEVMIGGTVGEVVASKNTHFAVGDSVVGMGGWQEYQVVDAQQRGVLQKVDTTHVPLSAYLGAVGMPGVTGWYGLVKIIDPKPGETVVVSAASGAVGGAVGQLAKVRGARAVGIAGGAEKCRYVVEELGFDDCIDYKQHQDVRSLSAALKVACPQGIDGYFENVGGMILDAVMLRANPFSRVAMCGMIAGYNGEPIPMTAPQLILVNRMKIEGFIVSEHMAVWPEALKELGTLVATGKLKYRETVAQGLDSAPEAFLGLLKGRNFGKQLVKLI, from the coding sequence ATGAGCAACATCAATCGTCAGATCCAGTTGGCCTCGCGACCCACCGGGGAGCCGGGCGTCGAGAACTTCAAGCGGGTGGATATCCCCATTCCCGAACTGAGCGAGGGTCAGGTGCTGGTGCGCCATCACTACCTCAGCCTGGATCCGTACATGCGCGGTCGCATGAACGACAGCAAGAGCTATGCGCAGCCGCAGCCTTTGAACGAGGTGATGATCGGCGGCACCGTCGGTGAGGTGGTGGCGTCGAAGAACACGCATTTCGCGGTAGGCGATTCGGTCGTTGGCATGGGCGGCTGGCAGGAGTACCAGGTGGTGGATGCCCAGCAGCGCGGCGTGCTGCAGAAGGTCGACACCACGCATGTGCCGCTGTCGGCCTACCTCGGCGCGGTGGGCATGCCCGGCGTGACCGGCTGGTACGGCCTGGTGAAGATCATCGATCCCAAGCCCGGCGAGACCGTGGTGGTGAGTGCCGCCAGTGGCGCGGTGGGCGGCGCGGTCGGCCAACTGGCCAAGGTGCGGGGGGCGCGGGCGGTGGGCATTGCCGGCGGTGCCGAGAAGTGCCGGTATGTGGTGGAAGAACTGGGCTTCGACGACTGCATCGACTACAAGCAGCATCAGGATGTGCGATCGCTGTCGGCCGCGCTCAAGGTGGCCTGCCCGCAGGGCATCGATGGCTACTTTGAAAACGTCGGCGGGATGATCCTGGATGCGGTGATGCTGCGTGCGAACCCGTTCAGCCGCGTGGCCATGTGCGGCATGATCGCCGGCTACAACGGCGAGCCGATTCCGATGACCGCGCCGCAGCTGATCCTGGTCAATCGCATGAAGATCGAGGGCTTCATCGTGTCCGAACACATGGCGGTCTGGCCTGAGGCGCTGAAGGAGCTCGGCACGCTGGTCGCCACCGGCAAGCTGAAGTACCGCGAGACGGTCGCCCAGGGCCTGGACAGCGCCCCCGAGGCCTTCCTGGGCCTGCTCAAGGGGCGCAACTTCGGCAAGCAGCTGGTCAAGCTGATCTGA